One Sediminibacillus dalangtanensis genomic region harbors:
- the pdaB gene encoding polysaccharide deacetylase family sporulation protein PdaB produces the protein MEHFYVMKVNRWKRWAFIVVAALFSAFIIWVDNESSLSVFSTKESPAALSKGSEQDPNIALTFNISWGNEKVEPILEQLNKHEVKATFFLSGEWAERHPEIVDKIAEKHEIGMLGYRYKSYLKQEKEQVRKDLMYAKEVFRKLGYPDTKLLRTPSGHFDKEILKMTEELGFDVIQWNVNPHDWENPGQQAIIDEVMKKTTNGDIILLHASDSVKQTPGALKTLLPGLRNKGFQYVTISELISRIEAKSKTID, from the coding sequence ATGGAACATTTTTATGTCATGAAAGTGAATCGATGGAAGCGCTGGGCCTTCATCGTAGTAGCAGCACTTTTTTCTGCATTTATTATATGGGTGGACAACGAAAGCAGTTTGTCTGTTTTTTCTACAAAGGAAAGTCCAGCCGCGTTAAGTAAAGGGAGCGAACAGGATCCGAACATCGCCCTGACCTTCAATATTAGCTGGGGAAATGAGAAAGTGGAGCCAATCTTGGAACAGTTAAACAAGCATGAGGTGAAAGCCACCTTTTTCTTGAGTGGCGAATGGGCCGAACGGCATCCGGAAATCGTAGATAAAATTGCAGAAAAACATGAAATCGGGATGCTGGGATATCGTTACAAAAGCTACCTGAAGCAGGAGAAGGAACAAGTGAGGAAAGACTTGATGTATGCCAAGGAAGTGTTCCGCAAGCTTGGCTATCCGGATACCAAGCTGCTACGTACACCAAGCGGTCATTTTGACAAGGAAATATTGAAAATGACCGAGGAATTGGGATTTGATGTCATTCAATGGAACGTAAATCCGCATGATTGGGAAAATCCCGGGCAACAAGCAATCATTGACGAGGTGATGAAAAAAACAACCAATGGTGACATTATCCTTCTCCATGCATCCGATTCTGTGAAACAGACTCCTGGAGCATTGAAAACACTGCTCCCCGGATTAAGAAACAAAGGGTTCCAATACGTCACCATTTCAGAACTAATTTCCCGGATAGAAGCAAAGTCAAAAACAATTGACTAA
- a CDS encoding KinB-signaling pathway activation protein — MNSRNWVRMFLTTLLVGAASTLITSFFVKAGSYGEYLQPVDLFEILGLVIFFTALGLVFSLISQMGFFAYLTINQFGLGMFRGFWVPIQVVLILFTLFDLIYFRYKSADGETPIFIYLLVAAALFGYSLVIAKIKANETNTKAFIPALFFMFVVTSIEWVPGLRSTGSDYEWLMIIPLLLCNTYQLLLLHRITNQKAAAEGKELTSSAKSATKQNKKQRSKRKK, encoded by the coding sequence GTGAACAGTAGAAATTGGGTTCGCATGTTTTTAACCACCCTTCTGGTTGGAGCGGCTTCTACCCTTATTACCAGCTTTTTCGTAAAAGCCGGATCTTATGGGGAATATCTTCAGCCGGTTGATCTTTTTGAAATATTGGGCTTAGTAATATTTTTCACCGCCCTTGGACTGGTATTCAGCTTAATCAGTCAAATGGGATTCTTTGCTTATTTGACCATCAATCAATTTGGACTGGGAATGTTCAGGGGATTTTGGGTGCCGATTCAGGTAGTGCTGATTCTTTTCACTTTATTTGATTTGATTTACTTCCGTTATAAGTCTGCTGATGGGGAAACCCCCATATTTATCTATTTGCTGGTAGCTGCTGCATTGTTCGGATACAGCTTGGTAATTGCAAAAATCAAAGCAAATGAAACCAATACTAAAGCGTTTATCCCAGCCTTGTTTTTTATGTTTGTTGTCACCTCCATTGAATGGGTACCAGGTCTGCGGTCGACTGGGAGCGATTATGAATGGCTGATGATTATTCCGTTATTATTATGTAACACCTATCAATTATTATTGCTCCATCGTATCACCAACCAAAAAGCGGCAGCGGAAGGAAAGGAATTAACTTCTTCAGCGAAGTCTGCGACGAAACAGAATAAAAAACAAAGAAGCAAGCGTAAAAAATAA
- a CDS encoding Mrp/NBP35 family ATP-binding protein produces MLTQEQVLELLNPIEDPFLHTTFEKTGGVMEVRIKEEKKHVSVKLAIAKTNTAEQMQLQQEIVNVLKKAGANTVGLRFEQLPDEVIAKYQPAADEEKSNSLLGGNANTKFIAVASGKGGVGKSTVTVNLAVALTRLGKKVGIIDADIYGFSVPDMMGVEERPVVRGEKIIPVERFGVKLVSMGFFVEDNSPIIWRGPMLGKMLTSFFKEVEWGELDYLLLDLPPGTGDVALDVHSMLPSSKEIIVTTPHPTAAFVAARAGQMAMQTEHEIIGIVENMAYFESKTTGEKEYVFGKGGGKKLAEYLKTKVIGQLPLQQPYEEEDVFAPSIYQEDHPNGKEYRKIAAKVIDSFE; encoded by the coding sequence TTGCTTACCCAAGAGCAGGTTTTAGAATTATTAAATCCAATTGAAGACCCGTTTTTACATACAACGTTTGAGAAAACCGGCGGAGTAATGGAAGTGCGCATCAAGGAAGAGAAAAAGCATGTCAGTGTGAAATTAGCGATTGCTAAAACGAATACTGCTGAACAAATGCAGCTCCAACAGGAGATCGTCAACGTATTAAAGAAAGCGGGTGCAAACACAGTCGGACTTCGTTTCGAGCAGCTGCCCGACGAAGTGATTGCGAAGTACCAGCCTGCAGCGGATGAGGAGAAATCGAATTCTCTGCTAGGCGGGAATGCCAACACCAAATTTATCGCGGTGGCCAGCGGCAAAGGCGGTGTCGGAAAGTCGACAGTGACCGTTAACCTGGCTGTGGCATTGACCAGACTTGGCAAGAAAGTCGGTATCATCGATGCGGATATTTATGGGTTCAGCGTTCCGGACATGATGGGGGTAGAAGAACGTCCAGTCGTGCGGGGCGAAAAAATCATTCCTGTAGAAAGGTTTGGTGTCAAGCTGGTATCCATGGGATTCTTTGTAGAAGACAATTCTCCCATCATTTGGCGCGGACCGATGCTGGGAAAAATGCTGACAAGCTTTTTCAAAGAAGTAGAATGGGGAGAGCTTGATTACTTGCTGCTCGATTTACCGCCAGGAACTGGAGACGTTGCTCTGGATGTCCACTCCATGCTTCCTTCCTCGAAGGAAATCATTGTGACGACTCCGCATCCTACCGCGGCTTTTGTTGCAGCGAGAGCCGGGCAAATGGCCATGCAAACCGAACATGAAATCATCGGGATTGTAGAGAACATGGCTTATTTTGAAAGCAAGACTACCGGGGAAAAAGAGTATGTCTTTGGAAAAGGCGGCGGAAAAAAACTCGCTGAATATCTGAAAACAAAGGTGATTGGCCAGCTGCCACTGCAGCAGCCTTATGAAGAAGAGGATGTATTTGCCCCTTCCATTTACCAGGAAGATCATCCAAACGGGAAAGAATACCGCAAAATTGCTGCAAAAGTGATCGACAGCTTCGAATAA
- the cwlD gene encoding N-acetylmuramoyl-L-alanine amidase CwlD, which yields MKKYLKAAVWMVGVILLVLLMQYPIQQSTDSWDSWALPLSGKVIVLDPGHGGPDGGAEGSDDTQEKEIALRVAKKLQNYLQQAGALVFLTREKDEDLAAKETRGLSRRKSEDIRNRVEFIKDKEADFFVSIHLNALPAKQWSGAQTFYYPSDGENERLAKLIQDEIKRNLENTTREALGLNSMYLLKHAEAPGALVEIGFLSNVHERDLLKTDDYQGKMAASIYEGILRYVTEEKEDN from the coding sequence ATGAAAAAGTACCTGAAAGCAGCAGTATGGATGGTAGGCGTAATCCTGTTGGTGCTGTTAATGCAATATCCGATTCAACAATCTACCGATTCGTGGGATTCATGGGCGTTGCCATTGTCTGGAAAAGTGATTGTGCTGGATCCCGGCCATGGTGGACCTGATGGCGGAGCGGAAGGAAGCGATGATACCCAGGAAAAGGAGATTGCCCTGCGTGTAGCAAAGAAGCTGCAAAATTATCTGCAGCAGGCCGGGGCTCTCGTTTTTTTGACGAGAGAAAAAGATGAGGATTTGGCTGCAAAGGAAACAAGAGGGTTGTCGCGGAGAAAATCGGAGGATATTCGTAACCGTGTAGAATTCATAAAGGATAAGGAAGCGGATTTCTTCGTCAGCATTCACCTAAATGCACTTCCTGCTAAACAATGGTCCGGAGCACAGACCTTTTATTATCCTTCTGATGGTGAGAATGAGCGCCTGGCCAAATTAATCCAGGATGAAATCAAACGGAACTTGGAAAATACGACACGGGAGGCACTAGGTCTGAACAGTATGTATTTGTTGAAGCATGCCGAAGCCCCGGGGGCGCTTGTCGAAATCGGATTTTTATCAAATGTCCATGAACGGGACCTGTTAAAGACCGATGATTACCAGGGTAAAATGGCAGCAAGCATATATGAGGGCATTCTCCGTTACGTTACAGAAGAAAAAGAAGATAATTAA
- a CDS encoding MauE/DoxX family redox-associated membrane protein, with amino-acid sequence MADFVYTVSCYILALIFILSIWDKLAKWQVYLVKIKEYNILPENLVAVFGWLSLLVELLLAFYFLTLQVNLYASMLFTLLMLIYTGAVSVNIYKGNTLIACGCGGVLENDRLSLLIVYRNLALVLIGVGTSFLREEFMVHLPYFHFTSLLISVSILMVYGVLVTFFEQLKLIKNLRMKLSYFED; translated from the coding sequence TTGGCTGATTTTGTCTATACCGTTTCGTGTTATATCTTAGCCTTGATATTTATATTATCTATATGGGACAAATTGGCAAAGTGGCAAGTCTACCTAGTTAAAATAAAAGAATACAATATATTACCTGAAAATTTAGTGGCAGTATTTGGCTGGCTCTCTCTCTTAGTTGAACTTTTATTGGCTTTTTATTTCTTAACACTACAAGTAAATTTATACGCATCAATGTTATTTACGTTATTAATGCTGATATACACCGGGGCGGTGAGTGTAAATATATATAAAGGTAATACACTAATTGCATGTGGGTGCGGGGGGGTTCTGGAAAATGATCGTTTAAGCCTTTTGATTGTTTATAGAAATTTAGCATTGGTGCTAATTGGGGTTGGAACATCTTTTTTGAGAGAAGAGTTTATGGTTCATCTACCTTATTTTCACTTCACTTCTCTGTTAATTTCAGTGAGCATATTAATGGTCTATGGGGTGTTAGTCACATTTTTTGAACAGTTAAAATTAATTAAAAATTTAAGAATGAAACTATCTTACTTTGAGGATTGA
- a CDS encoding conjugal transfer protein TraF, whose translation MENLLLTITLILLVANLSVMYYMLKYNSHFLKQIQSIKGIQFNTLEQGEQAPIFRIHDQNGNKIVTKKLFFGEKNTLLLFINTKCPKCKEILRQLKIIEKHYNLNILVINNDEMFDDHQVRELLPKNIFYIRSPQIPISYYIHSTPSAVLVEKGKVKLFNKVNNFNVLLNLLVMEEKKKVS comes from the coding sequence ATGGAAAATTTGTTACTAACTATAACTTTAATCCTGTTAGTAGCTAACCTGTCGGTCATGTACTATATGTTGAAGTATAATAGTCACTTTTTAAAGCAAATTCAGAGTATAAAGGGAATTCAATTTAACACTCTCGAACAAGGAGAGCAAGCCCCTATTTTTAGAATTCATGATCAAAATGGCAATAAAATAGTAACTAAAAAGCTATTCTTTGGTGAGAAAAATACGTTGTTGTTATTCATCAATACGAAATGCCCAAAGTGTAAAGAAATTTTACGCCAATTGAAGATAATAGAGAAACATTATAACTTAAATATTCTCGTCATTAATAATGATGAAATGTTTGATGACCATCAGGTGAGAGAATTACTCCCCAAGAATATTTTTTACATACGATCACCACAAATTCCTATTTCGTATTATATCCACTCGACTCCCTCGGCAGTTCTTGTTGAAAAAGGAAAAGTGAAACTTTTTAATAAAGTCAATAATTTTAACGTTCTTCTTAATCTCTTAGTTATGGAAGAAAAGAAAAAAGTTAGCTAA
- the gerD gene encoding spore germination lipoprotein GerD: MFKLMPHLLLCISLLLLSSCGGGGNTTSGEEGNYDTTKKMVTDILKTDEGKKAITEVLSDEEMQKTYVIEGNTVKDSVEKALTSDEGKKFWTKMFDDPKFVESFSKAIQDQHKDVLKGLMSDSSFQKQMIELFQNPEMTEQMVSAMKSQQFREHLEKTIQETMDSPMFKAQMSEIILKAAEEMKPSQGSGQDQSSGGGSGQSQGGQQGSGQGSDGGGGGG; this comes from the coding sequence GTGTTTAAACTCATGCCACATTTATTACTGTGTATATCACTTCTCCTGTTAAGCTCGTGTGGTGGCGGTGGTAACACCACGAGTGGAGAAGAAGGCAACTATGACACAACCAAGAAAATGGTTACCGATATATTGAAGACGGATGAAGGGAAAAAAGCAATCACAGAAGTGCTTTCCGACGAAGAAATGCAAAAGACCTATGTGATCGAGGGGAATACAGTAAAGGATTCAGTCGAGAAAGCATTGACTTCCGATGAAGGAAAAAAGTTTTGGACCAAAATGTTCGATGACCCGAAGTTTGTTGAGTCATTTTCCAAAGCCATCCAAGACCAGCACAAAGATGTGTTAAAAGGCTTGATGAGTGATTCGTCGTTCCAAAAACAAATGATCGAGTTATTCCAAAACCCGGAAATGACAGAGCAGATGGTAAGTGCCATGAAAAGCCAGCAATTCCGCGAGCATTTGGAAAAAACAATTCAGGAAACGATGGATTCGCCAATGTTCAAAGCGCAAATGAGCGAGATTATTTTAAAAGCTGCGGAAGAAATGAAACCATCCCAAGGCTCCGGACAAGACCAGAGCAGTGGCGGCGGAAGCGGTCAAAGCCAGGGTGGACAACAGGGTTCCGGACAGGGGTCCGATGGTGGCGGAGGCGGGGGTTGA